The genomic segment CTGACGGAGATATCTGGAAATTAAAACTGGCTGCTATTTTCCAGATGACTTTCATTGGTGCACCATGTATTTATTATGGAGATGAAATCGGAATGACTGGAGGTAATGATCCTTATAATCGCTGGACTTTCCGTTGGGATTCCAGTGAATGGAATCAGGATATTTTCACCCTTTACAAAAAGTTGATAAAGATTCGCAAAACTTATCCGGCTTTAAGAACCGGTTCATTTAAACCTTTGTTGGTTGATAACACTAATAAGATTTACGCTTTTGGCCGTTGGGATGCGAATCATAGAATTATCGTAGTATTAAATAACGATTTTACTGATCATACAGTTACTGTCGATGCATGGCAACTTAGTATTCCTAACGGAGCTACTGTAACAGATGCTCTTACAGGTAATCAATATACTGTGGTAAATGGAAAAATTACAGTTTCAGGGTTATGGGGACATGATGGTGTGATTCTGGTTTATTAATTAATATTTAAAAAGGTTCCCCTTTCATGGGGAACCTTAATTTATGTTCAGAAAATTATACTTTTTACAACTTTTTGTAGGTTGTAGGTAGCATTTGGTATAGATAATGTTTGATAAACTACAAAAAGCTATTTTTTCGCTCCAAATAGAAATTTTTCTAACCATCTAGAGTTCGATTTCAGTTGAAATAAGGCACACTAATCTGACTTATTATTAGCTCATCACATCCTGAGGTGAGGCCTTATTTCTCCTTCCATTTCATTAAGATGGTTTAACGAAAAATTTATATGCCGCTCAAAATTAGCAAAAAGACCCTGTTCTTTCTGGATAGGGGCTTTTTTCGATGTTTGCATTAAAGAGATTTCGCCTGAGTTCTGTCATATGATTTTAATTGGTTGACACAAATTACTGTTCCCAATCCTAACACTGCTGCAAAGTAGAAAGGAAATTGGGGACCCAGATATGGAATCAGTGCACTGGCAATTGGAGCTGCACCTGCAGAAATAAGACCGGAGACAGTTCCTAATGCTCCAAGAACTGCTCCAGCAGAATAATGAGAAGAAATTTCAGTCCGTAAGGTATCATAAGCAATAGCTGCTCCCTGGAAGCAGAAGTAAGCCAAGGAAAATGTAATTAATGCCAGAGCAAATCCACCTTTGATTAACCAGATAAGGATAAAGAGATTTGTACCAATTATCCCTGCAATCATTACTTTTCGCTGGCCCCAGATTTCAATTAGTTTTCCAGCTATTAAACTTACTGCCATTGCTATAAATGGTCCGACAGCAAAGAGAAGATTTATCTCTTTTTTAGACAGACCTAAAATGTCAATAGAATAGAGAGGAATAAATGGCCCATAGATGGTTAGATTACTAATAGAAGTAAAGAAAGTACCGATGAATAAAAGTAAGAGTAATTCACCCTTAAAAATCTCCCGGTATTTAAATTTTTTCAACGAATTTTCAGCTTTAGTTTCTACCAAACTTTTTTGCCGCCAAATACCAATGATAAGACCCACTACTCCGGTGAAAGCTACCATTGTGGGGATTGAGAAATAAGGTAATAAGATAGCCCCAATAGCAGGACCCAAAGCTAAAGAGAGTCCTATAAAGAATTGAAATAATCCAAAGGCTGAACCCCTTTTTCGTGGTTCTACTGCTTCAGCCATAATGGAGACAAATCCAGGGCCTTGAATAGAAGATGAGATATTTACCAAAATTAAGATTAGCACGAATGCATACCAGGTGTGCACAAAGCCACCGATGAAATAAAGTACCCCGGCAATATAGGTTGGTATTACCACTAGAGGTTTACGTCCCAGCTTGTCGGCCCAGATACCTCCAGGAAACTGACCAATTCCCAAAGCCACAGCCAGAAGAGAAAAAGCTAAACTTACCTGAAAGTCAGTTGCTCCCAATTCGCGCAAATAGATGGGGACTAATCTATTCCAGATAAAAATGGAGATAACAAATATAGCAGTAGTATATGACATGATCCAGACATTTTTAGGCATATTTTTAAGTTCCATATGGCGAACAAAACGAAAATTGCTCATTTAACCAATCCTCCCTTATAATATTACAAATCAATTATAGTTTACTTACTGATATAATACAATAGTATTTTATAATTTTACTGCAAAAAGCTAATTTTTCGCTTCATAAAAAAATTTTTCAAACCATCTAAAGTTCGATATAAATATCTTTTCACAGTTTTGATTAATTTTGAATAAATTATTTTAGTGAAATTTGTTGTTAAAAGGAGAGTGGTGGGAGTGATAAAGAATGGTTGGGGTCTAGATTTAGAATTTCCTTTGTTAGATCGGCGGCCAAAACCAAGAAATATAGGGTTGACAATGGTTCTAGATAAGGGGTTGGGATTGGGAGAGACCAGAGATTTATTGGAAATTGCAGGAGAATATATTGATTTCTTAAAGTTGAGTTTTGGTACATCGGCTCTTTATTCACCTTATGTATTACATAAGAAAATAGAATTGGTCCGTTCGTATGGAATAGATATTTATCCAGGTGGAACATTTCTTGAAGTTGCTATTTTACAGGGGAAATTGGATCAATTTCTTGAGCGGGCCAGGGAACTGGGATTCAGCTGTATTGAAGTTTCTGATGGAACGATAGAGATGGATTATGAAATGCGGAAACGTGCTATTCAAAAAGCAGTTGATCTGGGATTTAAGGTTTTGACTGAAATAGGAAAAAAGGATAAAAATGAGGTTTTTCAAGTTGATGAGATGGTTAAACTTTTAAATAAAGATCTGGAAAATGGGGCATACCGGGTAATTGTAGAAGGTCGTGAGTCAGGAACTGTTGGTATATATGATTCTAAAGGGGATGCAGACCAGAATATTTTGGAAAAGCTCTTGTATGGGGCGCCTTCATCGGAAGTTATCATTTGGGAAGCACCATTAAAAAAACAGCAGGTTCATTTAATCAAAACTTTGGGCAATAATGTCAATTTAGGTAATATTCCTACATCAGATATTCTTGCGGTGGAAGCTTTAAGAAATGGATTAAGGGGGGATACCTTTAAAGAAGCTCTTTACCGTTATCAAAATCCTGTTTTTTATACATAATCAAAAAGAGGAATATGACACTATAACAAGAATATAAAAAAACTTTATTTTAATTAAGAAAGTAGTGATCAGATGCAGGTAGAAATTATTTTGACAGTAAATGAAATGGAAGATCAGCTTTTAGTGGGGAAAACAGCAGTTGTTATTGATACACTGAGAGCTACCAGTACAATTGTTACTGCTCTTTATTATGGAGCCAAATTGGTAGAACCCAAGGCAGGAATTGTAGAAGCTAGAAATAGAGGGAAAGAATTAAAGGAAGGTACCTATCTTTTGTGTGGTGAACGGAATGGGATTAAGGTCGAAGGGTTTGATCTTGGTAACTCACCTTTAGAGTATCAGCCGCAAGTTGTATCAGGTAAGACTGTTATTCTTTCTACTACCAATGGTACTAAGACCATTCAACGTGCTATGCTTGCGCATCGGGTGTTGATAGGGTCATTATTAAATAGATCTATTACAATGGAGGAAGCAATTAATCTGGGAAAAGATCTGGTATTATGCTGTTCTGGAACTCAAGGACATTTCAGTCTTGAGGATTTTGTGACAGCAGGAGCAATGATTTCTTATTTAAAAAATAAAGGGATTCAAATTCAGGGAGATGATAGGGTTCAAACAGCCTGGTTGCTCTATGAAAGATATGCCGATGATCTGGTAGAGTTGATGAGCTGTTCGCAAAATGGATCTCGTTTAGTTAACATTGGCCAGAAAGCTGATATTGAGTTTTGTGCACAACTGGATTTTTTTCCTTTACTTTGTTATTTTGATGGAGAGAGAGTATATTATTAACCTTCTATCCCACCTATTTCTTGCATATCATGTACTAGCATGATGAGGGAGTTGAGGTGGGATGGGTTTTTATATACTCCTTTTAATCCTGGCTATGGGGATGTTGTCGCGTTCTAAGCTGGTTATGCTGACAGCTTCTATTCTGTTAATTTTTCGCATTTTGCATTTGCAAAGGTTCTTTAAATTTCTTTCTAACAATGGGATTAATATGGGGCTTTTGTTATTGGTGATGACAGTACTGATTCCTTTTGCTACTGACCAGGTAACTTTGAAAGATTTGAAGGATACTATGACTTCTTTTTCAGGTATTATAGCGATTCTGGGAGGGCTTTTGGCAACCAAACTAAACGGGATGGGGCTTAATCTTTTAAAAGTTGAACCCCAACTGGTCATTGGCATGGTGGTAGGTTCTATTATAGGGATTATCTTTTGGGGTGGTGTGCCCGTTGGGCCTTTGATGGCCGGAGGATTAACAGCTCTTTTTATCAAAATCCTGGGGCTTTTATAGTAAAGGAGAGAATTTAAAATGCTTATTATATCATTCATAGTGGTGATGATTTTTATCTGGCTGGTTTTCAATCATCCCTTTAAAGGAAAAGAGGTTCAGGATACTTATAATTATTTTTTAAAGGAGAAGAGAAATAATGAACAAAAGAGTAGAGTTTGAGAAACATTTCCTGGGCAATATAAACTGTTATCAATTGTTGTCAGGAAGAAGTTTTTGTTCTTTTAATAAGATCAAGGTCAGACTGGCAGCGAGAAAGGCGGTACTTGTACCAAACCAGAACATCATTTTTTCGCTGATTTTAAAGAGTAAGCTAAAAGTTGGAGGCCCGATGGCTACTCCGAGAAAACGGAGGCTGCTGTATAAGCTGGTTACCCCGCCCGCTGCTCACTGGTTGTACTACTGGTAACCAGGGTGTTTACTGAAGTAAGGACGAATCCACTGCCTAAGCCCATGATGGTCAGTATTCCCACATAAATGTAAGGTTTTTTTAAAAAGGGGAGAAAGAATAATGCAGAGCCGACAATAGTTAAACCTGTAATGATGGCTATTTTAAAGAATTTACCCTTTTGTTTAAGATAACGTCCGGTCAGATAAGAGAATGAGGACATAAATAAAATGGGAATGGCAATGATTAACCCTTTAGTCAGTCCTTTTAAATTATATTCTTTTTCCAGGATATCTGAGACATGAGATAAGACTCCAAAAAGGATAAAAAGGACAGCCATGCCTGCAAAGAGGCTGATCAGAAGGGACGGTCCTTTTTCTCTAAAGATTTGTAATATTTTTTTGAGATAGGAAGAGAGTTTTTCTTTCTGGCCTTGATGAGTTGGTTCTTGAGTAAGGAAGAAGACACCTAAAGAAATAGGGATAGCCAGAATGGCATAGGAGAAGAATAATGCCCGCCAGGAGATTAGAGCAACAGCTGAACCCAGGACAGGACTTATAACTTTGCCTATTCCGTTGGCAGCTTCGATAACACCCATTGCTTCACTCCGGTCATTAGATTTATATAAATCCCCAACCATAGCCATAACAATGGGGGCTGTACCTGCAGCACCTATTCCTTGAACCACCCGTCCGATAAGGATGATTAAATATGAGTCATCCAAAAGAGTTGCGCCAAGTCCTGAGATAATCCCGCCCAGGCCATATACTAAAACTGAAGGAACAATAATTATTTTACGCCCATATTTATCTGAAAGAAATCCTAATATTGGAATAGAAAGCCCGGCTGCAGTAGAAAAAAGGGTAATGAGAAGACCGACCTGAAATTGGTTTATATCCAGGGCGGACTTAATTTTAGGAAATTCTGGGATTAACATGGAATTTCCCAGAACCATCAAAAGTGGAACCGCACTTAAAGCCATAAGTGCAATATTTGATGTGCCCTGTGAGGTAGACCGATCTGATTTTTTTTGTTGATTTGATCTGTTTTTCATGACATTTTTACCTCCAATATTTAGCCCTGTTCTCAAATTAGGCTGTCTTAAAAATGAAGTAATTATACTTTCTGATGAAATTCTTTCAGATTTTGTGTACAAAAGCTATAAACATATTCCAATAGTATATTTAATCTGGTTAGACTGTCGTAAATTAGGGTTTAAACAAGAGAGCCTTTTAAGAAAGCAAAAGTGGTTTTTAATGATGGAAGCTGATTTGGCTCTGGTAAAGAAGGTTTTAAAAGAATTCATATGGTTGCTCTCGTTCCATCTTAGAAGGAGGGTTAAAGAGAATAGAGAAAGCTGTAAAAAGCTTAAAAGAAGAGGCCTATTTTTTCAGGCTTTTTTTATTAAATTCACAAATTGCCTGTTTAATACATATTCTGAGAGAGGAATGAGAAAGCCAGAATGGGGATGGATTTTTTTGTTGGGGGGTGAAAAGGTTGAAGAAACTTCTCTTTGAACGAATTGGGGTTAGCACAGACTGGAAGGCTGTATTAATTGCTGCTGTTCTGCTAGGGTTGATTAAACTGGGTGTAATCACTATAGTACCGTGGTAAAAAGAGTTTATCTGCTTTTATCACAATTGATTTTTACTAAACGGGAGGATTGATATTGTGCAGGGCCAACAAGCGCAGGTTCTGGTTGTAGAAAAAGGATATTTTCAGAAATATTTTAAGAAGATTCCAGGAATTCTACTCTTATTCTTTGTCGGGTATGTTGCAAAAATTATAGCCGGTTATATTCCGCATGTGGATTACATATTGGTGGCTATTACTATCGGAATGGTTATTTCTAATACGGTAGGAGTGCCAGAGGTTTTTGTGCCGGGTGTGAATACCTATGAGTTATGGTTAAAAATTGGGATTGTTTTTCTGGGAGCCAAATTAGCTTTAGGGAATGTTTTGAATCTGGGAGCCGTTGGGTTAACCATGGTTATAGTAGAGATTATTGTTTCGATTGTTACCGTTACCTGGCTTGCGAGAAAGTTTGGATTACCGGAAAAAACAGGTTCACTTTTAGCTATTGGGGTAGGAATTTGCGGAGTTTCTGCAATCATTGGTGCAACCGGAGCCATCAATGCAAAAGAAAGGGATTCATCTCTGGCTATTGCAACAATTTTGATCTTTGGAGCCGGGATGATCTTTATCTTCCCATACCTGGGTCATTTGTTGGGTCTTAGTGATAAAGCCTTTGGATTATGGGCTGGTCTGGCTGTAGATAATACGGCTGAGGCCGTTGCAACCGGGTTTGTTTTTTCCGAAGCTGCGGGTCAGATTGCAACTCTCACCAAACTCTGCCGGAATGCCCTGATGGGGATTGTTATTCTAATATTTGCTATTTACTATGCACAAAAAGGGATGGCTTCTGGTGTAAAGCATAAGGGAAGGTTTATATGGAGTAAGTTTCCTAAGTTTCTTTTAGGTTTTCTATTGGTCTCAATTCTGGTAACTTTTGGATTTTTCAGTAAAGGTGAGATAAAAGCTATTAATAATCTGGCTAAATGGGCATTTATGCTCACTTTTGCCGGAGTTGGCTTTAGAACCAGGTTTTCAGAGATGAAAAAAGCAGGTCTTAAAGCTTTTCTGGTTGGCCTGGGAGCAGAATTTATGGTAAGTATAGTGACATTGGTGATGATAGTTTTAGTTTATCTTTAACTATTTATAATAAATTAAATTGCAAAAAGCTAATTTTGAGTTGTTAACCATTTTAGTGAGATTGAAAAGAATGGTTTCATTACAGGAGGTGATAAGCTGGGTCTAAGGGTCGGAAGGATCCATTGATTAGTGTGCCTTATTTCGACTCAAAGCGAACTTTAAATGGTTTAAAAAATTTCTTTTGAAGTGAAAAATTAGTTTTTTCAGTAAAATCATAATAGCGTTAATTTATGAGCAACTTTTTAAGCCTATTTGCATTATAGAATATAACGAATTTTATAGAATGTTTTTTTTGCTTACCATCATATAGTCAAGATGGATGGTCTGGAAGAGTCTCAAAGATAAAAAAATCAATGAGAAGATTGGATTTATTCAGAGATTGAATAGGATTAGAAAAATCGGGTCAAAATTGACCCGATTTTCTTATAAACCACAATTGTATTTTTTTTTATTTATATTTAAATTGTTCAATTAATTGTTTCAACTCTTCTGCCATTTGGTGCAATTTTTCAGCTGAAGTGGAAATCTCTTCAATAGTTGCTGTCTGTTCTTCAGTAGAAGCAGATACTTCTTCAGCACTTGCTGAAGTCTGTTGGGCAATAACAGCCACTTCTTCAATTTTCTCCAGGATTTGATTACTGAAATCAGTAATTTTTTCAATATATGTATTGGCTTTATTAGCAAATTCTAGATTATCTTTAGCTGCGGAAACAATCTCATCAAAAATACCTGAGGTTGTTTCCACTACTTTATTTCCGGCTTTTACTTCTTTAATTCCATGCTCCATAGCTATATTAACCTTGGAGGTTTCTTCCTGGGTTTCTTTGATTAGTTTACCAATCTCTTCAGCAGAAGTTACTGTTTCTTCGGCCAGGGCTTTAATTTCGTCTGCAACTACTGCAAATCCTTTTCCAGCTTCACCAGCTCTAGCAGCTTCGATTGCTGCATTTAAAGCCAGTAACTGAGTCTGGTTAGCTATTCGGTTAATAATTTCGACAATTTCATTGATCTTATTTGATTTATTTACCAATTCATTTACAACTGCCGACGTCTCGGTAATGGTATTTTGAATCTGGTTCATCTGATTTCTAATCTTTTCTATAGCCTTTTTACCTTCTTGAGCACTTTGAGATGTTTTTTGAGCAGATTCGCCAACCTGTGTTCCCATTTTTCCTAATTCTACAACTTCTTTTGATAAAAGCCGGGTCATTGATGCGGCTTTTTCCATTGTATTGGATTGTTCATTTGCTCTAGAAGCTACCTCTTCTATTGAAGCGGAGATCTCCTCTGAGACAGCAGTGGAATCTAAAGAAGCTTTTGATAGTTGATTGCTAGCAGAATTAACAAAATCAGATACAGATGCAATTTTTTCAATCAAATTACAAAGTTTTTCAGTCATTGTATTAAAACCTTTACCTACTTCACCAACTTCATCCTTTGATTTAATGTTTGCTTTCACTGTTAAATCTCCCAATGCTGCTTTATTAAATGCCTCTTTTAAATTAATTAAAGGTTTGGAAATGGTTCTGGCAAGTATAAAACCTAATGCAGCAGCAAGGATAAGTGCTGTAATTGTTAATCCTAATAGTAAATTTCTTAAATTTATCATTTCTTTTAATGCTTCTTTTTTGGTTCCTGTAACTGCAAGGATATGTCCATTTGCTAAATGGGAATAACCTAATATTTTGTCCTGTCCTTTGTAATTATATTCTATTACGCCTGAATGTTTTGTTTTTATGGTTTCAGCAAGAGATTTAAAAAAGCCATTTTCTATGGTTTTAAGATTGTC from the Anoxybacter fermentans genome contains:
- a CDS encoding MFS transporter, whose amino-acid sequence is MSNFRFVRHMELKNMPKNVWIMSYTTAIFVISIFIWNRLVPIYLRELGATDFQVSLAFSLLAVALGIGQFPGGIWADKLGRKPLVVIPTYIAGVLYFIGGFVHTWYAFVLILILVNISSSIQGPGFVSIMAEAVEPRKRGSAFGLFQFFIGLSLALGPAIGAILLPYFSIPTMVAFTGVVGLIIGIWRQKSLVETKAENSLKKFKYREIFKGELLLLLFIGTFFTSISNLTIYGPFIPLYSIDILGLSKKEINLLFAVGPFIAMAVSLIAGKLIEIWGQRKVMIAGIIGTNLFILIWLIKGGFALALITFSLAYFCFQGAAIAYDTLRTEISSHYSAGAVLGALGTVSGLISAGAAPIASALIPYLGPQFPFYFAAVLGLGTVICVNQLKSYDRTQAKSL
- a CDS encoding phosphosulfolactate synthase, with the translated sequence MIKNGWGLDLEFPLLDRRPKPRNIGLTMVLDKGLGLGETRDLLEIAGEYIDFLKLSFGTSALYSPYVLHKKIELVRSYGIDIYPGGTFLEVAILQGKLDQFLERARELGFSCIEVSDGTIEMDYEMRKRAIQKAVDLGFKVLTEIGKKDKNEVFQVDEMVKLLNKDLENGAYRVIVEGRESGTVGIYDSKGDADQNILEKLLYGAPSSEVIIWEAPLKKQQVHLIKTLGNNVNLGNIPTSDILAVEALRNGLRGDTFKEALYRYQNPVFYT
- a CDS encoding 2-phosphosulfolactate phosphatase, which codes for MQVEIILTVNEMEDQLLVGKTAVVIDTLRATSTIVTALYYGAKLVEPKAGIVEARNRGKELKEGTYLLCGERNGIKVEGFDLGNSPLEYQPQVVSGKTVILSTTNGTKTIQRAMLAHRVLIGSLLNRSITMEEAINLGKDLVLCCSGTQGHFSLEDFVTAGAMISYLKNKGIQIQGDDRVQTAWLLYERYADDLVELMSCSQNGSRLVNIGQKADIEFCAQLDFFPLLCYFDGERVYY
- a CDS encoding DUF441 domain-containing protein; amino-acid sequence: MGFYILLLILAMGMLSRSKLVMLTASILLIFRILHLQRFFKFLSNNGINMGLLLLVMTVLIPFATDQVTLKDLKDTMTSFSGIIAILGGLLATKLNGMGLNLLKVEPQLVIGMVVGSIIGIIFWGGVPVGPLMAGGLTALFIKILGLL
- a CDS encoding MFS transporter yields the protein MKNRSNQQKKSDRSTSQGTSNIALMALSAVPLLMVLGNSMLIPEFPKIKSALDINQFQVGLLITLFSTAAGLSIPILGFLSDKYGRKIIIVPSVLVYGLGGIISGLGATLLDDSYLIILIGRVVQGIGAAGTAPIVMAMVGDLYKSNDRSEAMGVIEAANGIGKVISPVLGSAVALISWRALFFSYAILAIPISLGVFFLTQEPTHQGQKEKLSSYLKKILQIFREKGPSLLISLFAGMAVLFILFGVLSHVSDILEKEYNLKGLTKGLIIAIPILFMSSFSYLTGRYLKQKGKFFKIAIITGLTIVGSALFFLPFLKKPYIYVGILTIMGLGSGFVLTSVNTLVTSSTTSEQRAG
- a CDS encoding YeiH family protein, with the translated sequence MQGQQAQVLVVEKGYFQKYFKKIPGILLLFFVGYVAKIIAGYIPHVDYILVAITIGMVISNTVGVPEVFVPGVNTYELWLKIGIVFLGAKLALGNVLNLGAVGLTMVIVEIIVSIVTVTWLARKFGLPEKTGSLLAIGVGICGVSAIIGATGAINAKERDSSLAIATILIFGAGMIFIFPYLGHLLGLSDKAFGLWAGLAVDNTAEAVATGFVFSEAAGQIATLTKLCRNALMGIVILIFAIYYAQKGMASGVKHKGRFIWSKFPKFLLGFLLVSILVTFGFFSKGEIKAINNLAKWAFMLTFAGVGFRTRFSEMKKAGLKAFLVGLGAEFMVSIVTLVMIVLVYL
- a CDS encoding methyl-accepting chemotaxis protein, with product MKKISSKIILAIVVCSAIIALLVGSISIIKSSDVIQQEAYKKLLLMAENTANLFSQSVVQYECVVRSISITVSNSLKVDHLKNDEILKHSLSVLDPIIKDFGKNTAGAIGVYFVLNPELTGDIYQIWYADENENGNFKKQAKLSINKFTPDNPDMAWYYNPIKMGKGLWTLPFINPVTNKYVISYTEPIYIDNTLIGVAGIDVSFEKFRQAVLDIEVYDTGYAFLMNENYNFLAHPNFTENDNLKTIENGFFKSLAETIKTKHSGVIEYNYKGQDKILGYSHLANGHILAVTGTKKEALKEMINLRNLLLGLTITALILAAALGFILARTISKPLINLKEAFNKAALGDLTVKANIKSKDEVGEVGKGFNTMTEKLCNLIEKIASVSDFVNSASNQLSKASLDSTAVSEEISASIEEVASRANEQSNTMEKAASMTRLLSKEVVELGKMGTQVGESAQKTSQSAQEGKKAIEKIRNQMNQIQNTITETSAVVNELVNKSNKINEIVEIINRIANQTQLLALNAAIEAARAGEAGKGFAVVADEIKALAEETVTSAEEIGKLIKETQEETSKVNIAMEHGIKEVKAGNKVVETTSGIFDEIVSAAKDNLEFANKANTYIEKITDFSNQILEKIEEVAVIAQQTSASAEEVSASTEEQTATIEEISTSAEKLHQMAEELKQLIEQFKYK